CTTCCAGGAAATCAGCGGCACCACCGGGCATCAGGAGCGCCTGCGCGGACGTCTGAACGGCACCGAAGTGCGCTTCGAGGTCGACGGCCAGCTGTACGTCGGCCAGGTCGAGGGTGATCGTATCGAACCGATTTCCGCCGAAGGCGCGGTAACCGGTTGGCGCGCACGGCGAAGCTAAGCCATGAGCGCACGCGCAGCGGCACGACAACCCGGCCTGTCGGTGCTCGACGGCGTCGCCATGCTGGTCGGCGTGGTGATCGGCGTCGGCATCTTCGGCTTTCCGCCCCTGGTGGCCCAGCACGCCGACAACGCCTTCGTGTATATCGGCCTGTGGCTGGCCGGCGGCCTGGTGATGCTGGTCGGCGCGCTGTGCTACGCCGAACTGGGCGCCAGCTACCCGGATCGCGGCGGCGAATACCATTACCTCAACCTGGCCTGGGGCCGGCAGGTCAGCCTGCTGTTCGCCTGGGCCAGGGGCACGGTGATCCAGACCGGGGCGATCGCCGTGGTGGCCTTCATCTATGGCGACTATGCCCAGCGCCTGTTGCCGCTCGGCGAGTACGGCAGCGCCTGGCACGCCACCCTGGTGGTGCTGGCGCTGACCGCCCTGAATATCCTCGGCACCCATGAATCCAAGCGCCTGCAGGTGCTGTTCACCGGCATCACCCTGCTGGCGCTGCTCACGGTGGTTGTCGCCGGCCTGCTGCTGGCCGAACCGCTAACCGAGATAGCGCCGGCGGCGGCCGATAGCGGCGGCAACCTGGCCGGCATGCTCGGCATGGGCATGGTGTTCGTGCTGCTCACCTACGGCGGCTGGAACGAGGCGGCGTACCTGTCCGGCGAGCTGCGCAACCCGGGCCGCAACATGAGCCGCGTGCTGCTGTTCGGCACCCTGGTGGTAACCGGCGTGTACCTGCTGGCCAACCTGGTGTTCCTCGACATCTTCGGCCTTGTGGGCCTGCGCCAGTCCAGCGCCATCGGCGCCGACCTGATGACCATCGTCGCCGGCCCCTGGGGCGGCGTGCTGCTCAGCGCGCTGATCTGCGTCACCGCGATCAGCACCCTCAACGCCACCATTCTCACCGGCTCGCGGGTCTATTACGCCCTGGGCCGTGACGTGCCCCAGCTGGCGATGCTCGGCGCCTGGAACGACCGCGCCTCCACGCCGGTGCGGGCGCTGCTGGTGCAGTGCCTGATCACCCTGCCACTGTTATTGTTCGGCGCCCTGAGCGAGAACGGCGTGCAGAGCATGGTCGCCTACACTGCGCCGGTGTTCTGGCTGTTCATGTGCCTGACCGCCCTGTCGCTGCTGCGCCTGCGCCGCCTGCAGCCCAATCGTGGCCGACCGTTCAGCGTGCCGTTGTACCCACTGCTGCCGCTGTTGTTCGCCGCCAGCTGCCTGGGGCTGTTCTGGTCGAGCACCCTGTATGCAGGGGTCGGCGCCTTGCTGGGCCTGGCGATCCTGGCCGCCGGCTTGCCCCTGTTGCTGCTGCAACGGCCGGCCGAAACCGTGGCGAGCGGTTCGAACTGAACGGGTTTCTGTGTTACACAGGCCCTCCCGCTTCTACAGGAGACAGCCTGCCATGCCGCCGAAACCGCCCATCGAACTGCTGATCTGCGACTGCGACGGCGTATTGATCGACAGCGAGATCATCGCCGAGCGCCATCTGCATGCCGCCCTGGCCGAACACTACCCGGCCCACGAACTGGACGTGGTACTGGCCGGCACCTTCGGTTTGCAGACCCGCGACATCATGGCCCGCGCCGAAGCGCATTTCGGCAAGCCGTTGCCCGAGGGTTTTCTGGAGAAGAACCGGGCCATCACCAAGGCGCTGATCCGCGAGCAGGTAAAGCCGATCGACGGCGTGCGTGAAGCGCTGCTGCAGATCGACCTGCCGCTGGCCGTGGCCTCCAACAGCTACGCCGATGCGCTGGCCTTCGCCCTGCAGCGCTGCGAGCTGGTCGAGCGGGTCAACGTCGGGGCCTTTAGCGCCGACCAGGTCGAACGGCCCAAGCCGGCACCGGATCTCTATCTGCTGGCCGCCGAACGCGCCGGCGTCGACCCGGGCCGCTGCCTGGTGGTCGAGGACAGCATCACCGGCGCCACGGCGGCGCTGACCGCCGGCATGCAGGTGATCGGCTTTCTCGGCGCCAGCCACATTCCGCCCGAGCATGGCGAAGCCCTGCACCAATTGGGCGTTCAGCACCTGATCGGGCGCATGAGCGAGCTGCCGCCGCTGGTAGAGCGCCTGCGCCACGGCAGCGACTGACCGCTCCCCGGGCGGCCCGGGCTCAGGCCTGGGTCGCACCGTTTCGCCGTGTCCATTCGTCCACCACATCGCCCATGGTGCGCGGCGCACCGCTGCGCATCCAGGCCATGAACGGCCGGTCGAAGCGAAAGTCGGCGCCACACTGCGCGCTCATGAAGCGGCGCACGTTCTGGGTGTTGCGGTAATCGCTACCTACCGGGGTGTCGCGGGTGATGGTGCCGCCGTGCCAGTCGAAAGCCATGCTGCCTTTCCTTGCCGATGGGTTCGGCGTTCACAGTACAAGCCAGCCGATCAGCGCACCAGCTACCACCACCATCCAGGGCGGCAGCTTGCCGGCCATCAGTGCCAGCAGGGCAAGCAGCACCAGGGCGAAGTCCAGCAGATTGCCGACGGCGCCCGTGCCTACCGGCTGGTAGAGCGTGGCCAGCAGCAGGCCGACCACCCCCGCATTCACGCCCGCCATCGCCGCCTGCAGCCGTGGTCGGGTGCGCAACCGCGCCCAGAATGGCAGCACGCCGACCAGCAGCAGAAACGATGGCGCGAAGATCGCCAGCAGACACAGCAGGCCGCCCAGCCAGCCGGCCATGGCCGTGCCGAGGAAGGCTGCGAAGGTAAACAGCGGCCCCGGCACCGCCTGGGTGGCGCCATAACCGGCCAGGAACAGATCGTTGCCCAGCCAGCCGTTGGCCACCACCTCGGCCTGCAACAGCGGCAACATCACGTGGCCGCCGCCGAATACCAGGGCACCGGTTCGGTAGAACACCTCGAACAGGCTCAACAGCGGGCTATCCAGCAGATGGGCCAGCAGCGGCAGGCCGGCCAGCAGCAGCAGGAAAATCCCCAGCCACAGTGCGCCGGACCGCTGGCCAATGGCGATGGGCAATGGCTCGGTAATGGTCTGCGCCTTGGATTTCAGCAGCGCCGTTCCCACCAGGCCGGCACCGATAATCACCGCCAGCTGCCCGATGGCGCCCGGCACCAGCAGCGCGACGGCTGCGGCCACCAGCATCAGCACCCGCCGGGGGGTATCCGGGCACAGCGCACGGGCCATGCCCCAAACCGCCTGGGCGACGATGGCGGCGGCGACTATCTTCAGGCCATGCAAGGCACCGGAGGCCAGGGCATCGCCCTTCACGACCAGACCGTAGGCGAACGCCATCAGCAACAGGGCCGACGGCAGGGTAAAGCCGAGCCACGCGGCCAGGGCACCGCGATAGCCCGCCTGGGACAGGCCGACTGCCATACCGACCTTGCTGCTCGCCGCCCCTGGCATGAACTGGGCGATGGCGATCAGCTCCGCATAGACCGCCTCGCTCAACCAGCCCCGGCGACTGACGAATTCCTGGCGGAAGTAGCCGAGATGGGCGACCGGACCGCCAAAGGAGGTGAACCCCAGGCGCAGAAAGATCAGGAAGATCGACCAGGGGCTGCGGTCGTCACGTGGGGCATGGGCCATGCAGGGTTCTCGACGGTCGGGCCCATCAATGTGCCCTGTCCACATGACTTTTTAAAGGCTGCGCTCACTAGCTACGTTTCAGCGAACGGCTCATGGCCTTGGCCATGTCCTGGTCGACCTGGTGGCGCCAGTCACGGTCGCGGTCACTTTCCGGCTGCAGGCGCCGCTCGATATCGGCGTTGGCGCTGGCCTGGCATTGCTGGAAGCCATCATCCCAGCCGGTGGCGTACTGCGTATCGGCCAGGTACTGCGGCACGTTCTTGCGAAACGCACCGAGCGCCTTGGCCGCACTGTCGCCGCTGGCGCACCCATCGGCGTAGCCCGAGGCGAAGGCCGGCGGATAGCCCTGGGCGAGCAGGTAGTCGCGAGTGCTCTGACAACCGCTCAGTAGCGGCAGCAGCATCGTAAGGAAAAGCACGGCTCTGGTGGCCATGGTGATCACCTCGCTACTCGTTGAAGGCGTTGAGCAACCTGTCGCGCAGCGCACAGTAGGCCCAGGGGCTGGTACTGCAGGCGCCACTGGCCAGGGCCTGATGGAAGCGCGCCAGATCGACCTCGCGCACATAGCGCTCGGCATCCTCGAAGCGCTCCTGCCCACCGAAGCCGGCGCCACGCATTTCGGCAAGTGCCTGCTGCCTGCTCCAGCCCTGGTAGATGATGCGGTACATGGCCGCGATCAGGCCGGTGCGGTTCTGCCCGTGCTTGCAGTGAATCAGCACCGGGCCAAGCGCCTGCGCCTGGCGAATGCTGCGCAGGGCCTGCAGCACATCGGCATCGTCGACGCGATCGGCATGCAAGGGCTGGTGGATCTGGCGAACGGCCGGGTCGCTCAGCCACTGGGCATCGCTGCGCTGATAGAAATTGATCACCGTGGCAATCTTCAGGCGCTGCAGCTCACCCTGCTGAACGGCAGTGGGCAACGCACTGCGATACAGATCGGGCTGCATGCGGTAGAGGTTGAAGACCCTGTCAACGGGCGTAGCCCATGACGCAGGCCCTTCGCTGGAATTCGTGACGGCTACCGCGGCCCATGCCGGCGTCAGCGGCATACCGAGCAGCAGCGCCCAGCAGAAGATATGACAGCGTAGTTGGGCGTAGCGAAGCTGTGGCATCGTATGATCCTGGCTGGATGAACGAGCGCAGTCTCGTGTCGGCCCCGTGAGGGCTTCGTCATGGCCCTGTGAAAAAAGCGTCAATCCCCGTGAAGAGAACGTTGCATGCGCATACTGGTGATCGAAGACAACCGCGACATCCTGGCCAATATCCTCGATTACCTGCAGCTCAAGGGGTACACGGCCGATTGCGCACAGGACGGTTTGAGTGGCCTGCACCTGGCCACCCAGGGGCATTACGACCTGATCGTGCTGGACATCATGCTGCCCGGCCTGGACGGCTACCAGCTGTGCCGACGCCTGCGTGAAGAGGCGCGCAGCAGCATCCCGATCCTCATGCTCACCGCCCGCGATGCCCTGGAGGATCGCCTGCAGGGCCTGAGCGCCGGCGCCGATGACTACCTGATCAAGCCCTTCGCGCTGTCCGAGCTGGTGGCGCGCATCGAAGCCATCCTGCGTCGCTCCCAGGGCAACCGCCGACGCCTGCTGGAAGTCGCCGACCTGGCCTATGACCTGGACATGCTCAGCGTGA
Above is a genomic segment from Pseudomonas argentinensis containing:
- a CDS encoding APC family permease, producing MSARAAARQPGLSVLDGVAMLVGVVIGVGIFGFPPLVAQHADNAFVYIGLWLAGGLVMLVGALCYAELGASYPDRGGEYHYLNLAWGRQVSLLFAWARGTVIQTGAIAVVAFIYGDYAQRLLPLGEYGSAWHATLVVLALTALNILGTHESKRLQVLFTGITLLALLTVVVAGLLLAEPLTEIAPAAADSGGNLAGMLGMGMVFVLLTYGGWNEAAYLSGELRNPGRNMSRVLLFGTLVVTGVYLLANLVFLDIFGLVGLRQSSAIGADLMTIVAGPWGGVLLSALICVTAISTLNATILTGSRVYYALGRDVPQLAMLGAWNDRASTPVRALLVQCLITLPLLLFGALSENGVQSMVAYTAPVFWLFMCLTALSLLRLRRLQPNRGRPFSVPLYPLLPLLFAASCLGLFWSSTLYAGVGALLGLAILAAGLPLLLLQRPAETVASGSN
- a CDS encoding HAD family hydrolase, which translates into the protein MPPKPPIELLICDCDGVLIDSEIIAERHLHAALAEHYPAHELDVVLAGTFGLQTRDIMARAEAHFGKPLPEGFLEKNRAITKALIREQVKPIDGVREALLQIDLPLAVASNSYADALAFALQRCELVERVNVGAFSADQVERPKPAPDLYLLAAERAGVDPGRCLVVEDSITGATAALTAGMQVIGFLGASHIPPEHGEALHQLGVQHLIGRMSELPPLVERLRHGSD
- a CDS encoding DUF6434 domain-containing protein; translated protein: MAFDWHGGTITRDTPVGSDYRNTQNVRRFMSAQCGADFRFDRPFMAWMRSGAPRTMGDVVDEWTRRNGATQA
- the chrA gene encoding chromate efflux transporter; the encoded protein is MAHAPRDDRSPWSIFLIFLRLGFTSFGGPVAHLGYFRQEFVSRRGWLSEAVYAELIAIAQFMPGAASSKVGMAVGLSQAGYRGALAAWLGFTLPSALLLMAFAYGLVVKGDALASGALHGLKIVAAAIVAQAVWGMARALCPDTPRRVLMLVAAAVALLVPGAIGQLAVIIGAGLVGTALLKSKAQTITEPLPIAIGQRSGALWLGIFLLLLAGLPLLAHLLDSPLLSLFEVFYRTGALVFGGGHVMLPLLQAEVVANGWLGNDLFLAGYGATQAVPGPLFTFAAFLGTAMAGWLGGLLCLLAIFAPSFLLLVGVLPFWARLRTRPRLQAAMAGVNAGVVGLLLATLYQPVGTGAVGNLLDFALVLLALLALMAGKLPPWMVVVAGALIGWLVL
- a CDS encoding dual specificity protein phosphatase family protein → MPQLRYAQLRCHIFCWALLLGMPLTPAWAAVAVTNSSEGPASWATPVDRVFNLYRMQPDLYRSALPTAVQQGELQRLKIATVINFYQRSDAQWLSDPAVRQIHQPLHADRVDDADVLQALRSIRQAQALGPVLIHCKHGQNRTGLIAAMYRIIYQGWSRQQALAEMRGAGFGGQERFEDAERYVREVDLARFHQALASGACSTSPWAYCALRDRLLNAFNE
- a CDS encoding response regulator transcription factor, which translates into the protein MRILVIEDNRDILANILDYLQLKGYTADCAQDGLSGLHLATQGHYDLIVLDIMLPGLDGYQLCRRLREEARSSIPILMLTARDALEDRLQGLSAGADDYLIKPFALSELVARIEAILRRSQGNRRRLLEVADLAYDLDMLSVTRAGVPIKLNPLGMKLLAILMQRSPAVVRREALEEALWGDDCPDSDSLRSHIHQLRQAIDKPFAAPLLHTVHGVGYRLAANPDAK